AGGGAATggtacataaataaaaaaatatacaaaagtaatatcaaaaataaaaaaataaaaatctcaaagaaaaggaggaaaaaaatttaaaaaaaaaaaaaaaaaaaaaaaaaaaaaaaaaaaaaaaaaaaaaaaagagaaaaatataagGGACTTACCCAGAGCAGCCGAATAGAGGAAAAGAAAACCAAATACATATTTTTCTTATAATATTTGCTCAAGAGGTCTGATGTGGGAAGGAAGAGTGGAGACAAAAAGAATGACATAGGTTAGAAACAGGGGCGACCTTGACCGAAGAACCTGGAGAACCTGCGGCAGATATAGTTACAACATATCAAAGTTACATATAGAACAACCTACTCAACTAAAAGATCAAATCTAATTCCCTGTTGAGGCCTTTGGGGGCCATAGTTTGTAGCGTATAAATCCAAAAGGATTCTCTTTCCTTCAGGAGTTTAACGTGATCACCCCCACGTCTGGGTTTTTTCACCCTTTCTATCACCTGGTAGCGGAGTTGGGAAACGGAGTGGTTGGCCAGAGCAAAGTGGTGTGGAAGTGGGAGCCAAGTTTTTTTCAGTCTAATTGTAGATTTGTGGCTCGAAATTCTGTCACGCACATGCTGCGTGGTCTCCCCTATATACAGGAGGCCACACGGGCATTTAATAAGGTACACCACAAAGTTGGTTTCACAAGTATAAAATCCATTAATCTTAAAACTCTTGCCTGTGTGCGGATGTAGGAATTCACTGGATCTAATTACATTGGCACAACATGCGCAATTCAAGCATGGGAATGTACCCATTCGCTGCGAGCTCAGGAATTGTTGTATAGGTTGTTTAGTGAGACTGCCAATGTCGGCCCTGACCAGGGAGTCTTTGTAGTTCCTAGGTCTGCGTTTGCACATCAGTGCTGGTGTTTGGAAGGATGCTACTTGTGGGTAGGCTTCTGAAAGGAGAGGCCAGTGCTTGTTGATGGTTTTATAGATTAGTGGCATGACGGGGTGGTGTGTGTGTACGAAAGGAACCCGTTCGGGTTTAGAAACGCTGGATCTACTAGGAGG
This is a stretch of genomic DNA from Ranitomeya variabilis isolate aRanVar5 chromosome 6, aRanVar5.hap1, whole genome shotgun sequence. It encodes these proteins:
- the LOC143781190 gene encoding uncharacterized protein LOC143781190, with product MDTFENEHIYNNTLFLKHSKCWLRYIDDVFCLWDGTPDTFSSFVSQINNIRPELQFTPSCDTQKIPFLDTLVTKNDKGGLDTDIFVKPTDSNNLLLFTSCHPRSTRESLPRSQFLRVTNIVSDPDLVGSRLEDMAQKFRSRKYPEKILTMEKQRALERPPSRSSVSKPERVPFVHTHHPVMPLIYKTINKHWPLLSEAYPQVASFQTPALMCKRRPRNYKDSLVRADIGSLTKQPIQQFLSSQRMGTFPCLNCACCANVIRSSEFLHPHTGKSFKINGFYTCETNFVVYLIKCPCGLLYIGETTQHVRDRISSHKSTIRLKKTWLPLPHHFALANHSVSQLRYQVIERVKKPRRGGDHVKLLKERESFWIYTLQTMAPKGLNRELDLIF